A window of Thermoproteota archaeon genomic DNA:
TGCTAAGTTTCTGGAATTGATAAACAACCTTCATCCCTCCGCCAAGAAGAAGCTCGTCCTCTCGGCGCCCGTGATCTTGGGATTTCAGATAGGTCAGCTCGTGGGAACCACTGCCAAGTTCTACCCGCTGCATCTGGTGAGGGAATCCGGTTACGCCGAGGTGAAGCCCGTCGTTAGGTACTGAGGCGACGCCCATGTCTCACGTCTTGGTTCACGTGGCCGGGGACACCCTGCTGAGGAGATCGAGGAAGCTCTACGAGGTTAGGGCGCCGAGGGGAAATTCCGTCCGGCTGAGGGCTTCATCCACAGTGCTGCCCGTCTCCATCGAGGCGCTGGGCAGGGGGAAGGTCGACCTGAGCAAGCTCAGGGTGATCGTTCTCCTCCCCCATTCCCTCATAACCCACGCCAGAGAGTTCTGGAGGCTTCCAAGGCGGGGAGAGGGGGTCGAGGATTGGGTCCTAGATGCGACTCGGAGGCTCGCGGGAGAATTCCCGAGGCTACTCGTTAGGGATGTGGAGGACAATGAAGGGTTACCGGGGGACTTCAGAGGCCTGTTCGACGATTCTCCTATCCTGGCTAGGGTGGTCCAAGTCAGGGGCACCTTCACCCTGCCCCTGGAGGACGGGGCTGGCGTGAGACTCAAATTCGAGGGGGGCGGGCCCTCCCACATATTCGCCGAGGTTTACCGGTCTCTGAGGGAACTGGGGGATGTGGAGAGGGTGCTCTTCGATATGAGTCAGGGGTGGAATCACCTGACCGTGATGGCCTACATGGGGGCACTGGCGTACGCTGAGGTGAACCGAGTGGATCTGATCCCCCTTACCTCGATGCCCGCGTTCGTCCCATCGGGGAGGTCCTCCGAGAGGACACGCCCAAGCCCCGATCCGCAGCGGGAGGGGTTACCAAGAGCGGGAGATCGTACCGTCGAGCTTCCGGTGGAGTTCATGGACGTCGGGGAGACCCACGTGATTCACAGGCTTGTTGTCACGATATCGAAGTTGCTGGCCCACAGCCGGCTGAGCCCCGACATGATAGCGGAGATATGGAGGGAGGTGGTGAGGAGGGAGTTCAACCGATACGGAGACCTGGAGAAGGGTAAGGAGCTCCTGAGATCCCTGATCAGGCTCAGAAAGGTCTCTTGTGCGCTAGATACTACGATGCTGACCTACCTGCATCGCGTTTTGAGGAGCTTCAGCGAATCCCTTCCCTCGATTCGTGAGATACTCGATTACCTCGGGGAAAGGATGGGGGGAGGGGACTACGTGGAGCACCTGAGGCTGAATCCGGACACCTTCGCTGAGGATGCAGATGAGATTGTGCTGGAATACGAGCTTGAGCCGCCCCTGTCCTACCCGCTGGCGGATTCCATAAGATCATTCGCCCTCAAGTTAGGGATCCATAGATTGATACCTCACCTTAGGAGGGATCACGCGTCCCTGAGGTTCGCCCTAGAGGTTAGGTCCCTCTACCGCTCGCTGGGCATGCACCCCAACGAGATCCTGATCACCAGAGAGATCGCCATGGTCGATGAGCACGGTAAGCCGAGGAGCGTAAACTGCATGGTGAGGGAGGCGTCGGGAGGCACGGCCCTGGGCTACATGAAGTCGTACATAGGGGAAATGACCTTTGAAATGGTTAAGAAGAGGATCAGAGGATCGGTCGCCTCTGTTCGTGATGTTTACCCGTTCGCGGTTCTGGGCAGGAGGTGCCCGAGCGTCGTGAGGGAAGCTTACAGGAGGACGAGTAACGTCGATAGGAACCCAACCTTGGTGGATCTCCATGCGGAGAGCCTGAAATGGGAAATCTTCAGGAGTGAGGCGGTAGATTTGATGGAGAACTCTTCGTGCAGGGACGATTGGTGGATCAGGAACTTCCTCTCGGCGGAGAAGCTGATGAGGGGGAACGACGCGGTCAGCCCGGAGGAGGTCTCTTCACTCCTCAGGAACCTTGCCGCCCACGTTGGTCTCCAGCACTTCTCCGTGAGGAATCCGGTGCCCGTCCTCGATCGTGGCGGCGTGATCGAGGATGTGGAGATCCACTACTACGACGAGCTCTTCGACGGACTGGAAGATCTGGCCAGTGGGAAGATGAGGGAAAGGTTGGAGGGGATGCCCGAGGACCTGATCAGGGAGGCGGGGTGTCTGTGTGACATAGGGATTTGAGATTTGATCGACTTCGGGTTGAGCTAAACTCGCGGGTCATAGGGCAAATGGTTCGCACGCTTCAACCTCTAATCCACGGACTCAAAAAAGGAGGGAATAGGGTTATTCCCCTTTTTTAGGGTAGTTCACCCGATGTGCTGGCTACGAACCAAACTCCCTTGATGCCGTGTCCCTTGGTATCTCCTCTGGCCGTATCGTTTATCCAGTAATAGAGGGGGTGTCCCTTGTAGGTGACCTGAACATTCCCGTCGTCCCTTACGATGAAGTTGAAGTCGGTGATGTTTAACACGGATGGTATCACGAAGTTAGTCGTGGGTTTGGGAGCGAACACCGGCCACTTCTTCGCGCAGCCGCCGTAGCATGCGGAGGTGCCGTTCACGTCCTTGGCGAAGAAGTAGAGGGTCATGCCCTTGGAGTCGGTCAGGTAGAGGCCCACCTTGGGATCATACGACAGGAGTATGGTGTACTTTTCCTCAACGCGTACCGTTTGCGTTTGAACCTGCGTTGCCGTCGTGGTTTTCGTTACCGGCGTCGTGACGGTCTTCGTGACGGTCTTCGTGATCGGGCCTCCCTGCGGATAGTAGAGGAAGTATCCGATTCCTATGCCGATCAGGATGCCTACTACGAGAATAACACCTGCCAAAGCAGTTTTATTCATCCGGCTCACCGTGCCAGTCGGCACAACTGTTTCAATTAAAGTAGTTTCCAAATTAATGGGAAAATTGATCCACAATTACATACAAATTGGGTCCCTATCTTAAATTTATTGAGTGATGGTGACCGTTCCGCTCAGGAGATACGCGATTGCCGGGGTGCAGGGGGTAGCCTTCCGGAACGATCGCCTTTCGGATTAAAACCCGTGAACCCATAAAGTGAGATAATTGAGATAATTCCGCCGGAGGCTCGATCCCTCCCCAGACTAGGGAGGATCGGTTAAACTACTTGCAGGTCGAATCCGGTCCGGTTATTCCTGCACCAGCGGGAGGCTCCCTGGCACGCCAGCTCACTCCACAGCCTCCCTCATAGCCTCTCCTATCGCCCTACCCAAGTCGGTGGGTATGATCCTGCCTCCGGATACCTGTATGAGGCCCGAGAACCTGAGGGCAGCTATGTAGTCCTCCCCAAGATCCTCAAGTTCGGACCTGCTGCCTCCCTCGCTGAGGATCCTCGCCACCCTCCTGATTATCGAGTAGGGCAGTGGGAGCATGGGTATCCTCATCACGCCGTAGGTCATCGGGGGATACATGAGGTTCTGCAGCTCCTCATTCTCCCTGTAGTAGCTGAGGGGATCGCCCGAGGAGGCGAGTTCCTCTATCTTTGGTCTCAGCCTCTCTAACTCGATGTTAACCACCCTCACATCTGGCACGACAACATGGTAGATACCGGATACCGCGAGCACCTGTCCCAGAAGGGCCACCTCCACCGAGACGTTCTTCCTCCCTCCTGAGATGAGTAGGTAGACCGGCTTCTCCAGTCTGGCTATCTCGGAGGCAGCTATTCTCATGAAATCGAATGCCACGTTCTCATTAACGATGTCCTCGTAGTCCAGAGTAAGGCTGACCACCTCGGCCTTAGGATATCTGTCCTTCACGGCCACCTCAACGAGTTTGGCGCCCTCCTGAACGCGCTTATCCCTTGTGAGGATCAGTTCCACGGTTTTGGGCTTCATGCTGTACTGCCAGTCCAGGTACTGGATCAGCTCCGTAACGATGGGAGGGCTCAGGCCGAGAGGGGCCAGCAGGGAGTAGTCACTGAAGTAACGCATGTGCGTTCAACCGGATGTGTCAGATAAAGATGATCCACCTGTTGCCAAGGATCGCGCATTAATGTGAGTGTAACGAACCTCCATAGTTTCAACTCACAGCTGCCGGCGGCAGTTAATGTACAGGCATGTTTCCAGTTGCTGATGGGTCACAGACAAATCGAATCTAGCCCTAGATCCATTCTTGCAGGGTCCAGAACTTGTCGTAGACAGCGCATGACTGCACTCGACCCCAAGCTTTCACTTAGCAGGGGGGAATGAAAGAGCGGGTGACAACACTTATGGCGGACCTGCGGTACTTCCCCTTATGGCAGAGACTCACGTGATCACATGCGGCATCAGTCTCCTCACGAACACGATCAGGTCCATGAGGGACGAGCCCTCTCCCTCAATACCCGAGGAGAAGCTCAGGAGCCTCTCCAACCCCAAGACCCTCTCACACGCCCTTGGATCCCTATCCAGCGGGGAGAGGAGGGCTCTCGAGGAGGCGATGCTCTCCAACCTGAGAAGGGATCCGAGGAGAGCCAGCGCTGAGATGAATGCCTTCCTCGGATATATGGACGAGTACTCCTCGGAGGTGAGGGATCTACACCTCTTAGTCTCCGACACCGACGCTGGAAAGCTAGTAGCGAAGATTCTCGACGAATACCTGACGGAGAGTGGGTACAACGTCTCCAAGCATGTGGTCACTGGCTTCGGTTCCGAGGACTTCGATGCTGCTCTCAAGGAGCTGAGGGAGGTGGTAGGATCCATTGTGAGGAGATCGGGCGATGTGGTCCTCAACCTCACCGGTGGATTCAA
This region includes:
- a CDS encoding CRISPR-associated ring nuclease, which gives rise to MRYFSDYSLLAPLGLSPPIVTELIQYLDWQYSMKPKTVELILTRDKRVQEGAKLVEVAVKDRYPKAEVVSLTLDYEDIVNENVAFDFMRIAASEIARLEKPVYLLISGGRKNVSVEVALLGQVLAVSGIYHVVVPDVRVVNIELERLRPKIEELASSGDPLSYYRENEELQNLMYPPMTYGVMRIPMLPLPYSIIRRVARILSEGGSRSELEDLGEDYIAALRFSGLIQVSGGRIIPTDLGRAIGEAMREAVE
- a CDS encoding TM1812 family CRISPR-associated protein is translated as MSHVLVHVAGDTLLRRSRKLYEVRAPRGNSVRLRASSTVLPVSIEALGRGKVDLSKLRVIVLLPHSLITHAREFWRLPRRGEGVEDWVLDATRRLAGEFPRLLVRDVEDNEGLPGDFRGLFDDSPILARVVQVRGTFTLPLEDGAGVRLKFEGGGPSHIFAEVYRSLRELGDVERVLFDMSQGWNHLTVMAYMGALAYAEVNRVDLIPLTSMPAFVPSGRSSERTRPSPDPQREGLPRAGDRTVELPVEFMDVGETHVIHRLVVTISKLLAHSRLSPDMIAEIWREVVRREFNRYGDLEKGKELLRSLIRLRKVSCALDTTMLTYLHRVLRSFSESLPSIREILDYLGERMGGGDYVEHLRLNPDTFAEDADEIVLEYELEPPLSYPLADSIRSFALKLGIHRLIPHLRRDHASLRFALEVRSLYRSLGMHPNEILITREIAMVDEHGKPRSVNCMVREASGGTALGYMKSYIGEMTFEMVKKRIRGSVASVRDVYPFAVLGRRCPSVVREAYRRTSNVDRNPTLVDLHAESLKWEIFRSEAVDLMENSSCRDDWWIRNFLSAEKLMRGNDAVSPEEVSSLLRNLAAHVGLQHFSVRNPVPVLDRGGVIEDVEIHYYDELFDGLEDLASGKMRERLEGMPEDLIREAGCLCDIGI
- a CDS encoding putative CRISPR-associated protein; this encodes MAETHVITCGISLLTNTIRSMRDEPSPSIPEEKLRSLSNPKTLSHALGSLSSGERRALEEAMLSNLRRDPRRASAEMNAFLGYMDEYSSEVRDLHLLVSDTDAGKLVAKILDEYLTESGYNVSKHVVTGFGSEDFDAALKELREVVGSIVRRSGDVVLNLTGGFKAEIAALSVLAAESGLRTYYIHEAARKIVILPTASQLKVRVTKWEKALAILTTILSFPIDSLLGFPLFVLAEIAIFVPTLWIILKKA